Proteins co-encoded in one Cytophaga hutchinsonii ATCC 33406 genomic window:
- a CDS encoding complex I subunit 4 family protein: protein MASHILSILIFLPLLGLLGLLFIKGEDHRNYRWISVAVTALQLCLSIYLFVAFKPEYFQFHSYDSLVYMEKANWFQLRLGNLGVLSVNYFLGIDGLSLSMILLSGIVLLTGACASWNITKQAKGYHALYLLLCISIPGCFLALDLFLFFLFFEFMLLPMFFLIGIWGGVRREYASIKFFLYTLLGSILILIVFIVLLISTYHPAEMIEHLADNSGYTIQHIHEGIHSGELTNNFPVVHSLDLIQLSNPVNYFPNGLLGVHNTLTICGYSIRAWCFAALLVGFLIKLPAFPFHTWLPDAHVEAPTAVSVVLAGILLKIGGYGLMRIAWPLFPQEAADASWWVGLIGVITILYAALVALAQTDLKKMIAYSSVSHMGFVLLGLAAATTEGITGAVYQMFSHGIISALLFLLVGVLYDRTHDRMIPNYRGLISKMPAYSVVVTIAFFASLGLPGMSGFIAEILIFIGAFQAKSITATIPQWMPLVATLGLLLSAAYYLWTLQRMFFGKFSTHMNIDRNTLTDITVYEKALLYTLCGLIILFGLFPAVLLDKIGASMAAWTAFFINMK, encoded by the coding sequence ATGGCATCACATATTTTATCCATACTGATCTTTTTACCGCTGCTGGGACTATTGGGTCTGTTGTTTATTAAAGGCGAAGATCACCGCAACTACCGCTGGATCTCTGTTGCAGTTACGGCTTTGCAATTATGCCTGAGCATCTATTTGTTTGTCGCATTCAAACCGGAATATTTTCAGTTTCATAGTTACGATTCGCTGGTATATATGGAAAAGGCTAATTGGTTTCAATTGCGATTAGGTAACCTGGGCGTTCTATCGGTCAATTATTTTCTGGGAATAGATGGCTTAAGTTTATCCATGATACTTTTAAGTGGTATTGTATTGCTTACAGGCGCTTGTGCTTCCTGGAACATTACAAAGCAGGCAAAAGGATATCATGCGCTCTATCTGTTGTTATGTATTTCTATTCCCGGTTGTTTCTTAGCGCTTGATCTATTCCTGTTCTTTTTATTCTTTGAATTCATGCTGCTTCCGATGTTCTTCCTGATTGGTATATGGGGAGGCGTACGCAGGGAATATGCTTCAATAAAATTCTTCTTATATACCTTATTGGGTTCAATATTAATTTTAATTGTATTCATTGTATTGTTAATCAGTACGTACCATCCTGCTGAAATGATTGAACATCTTGCAGACAATTCCGGTTACACCATTCAGCATATTCATGAGGGGATACATTCAGGGGAGTTGACCAATAACTTTCCGGTCGTACATTCCTTAGATCTTATTCAGCTGAGTAATCCGGTAAATTATTTTCCAAATGGGTTATTAGGCGTGCACAATACATTAACAATATGTGGTTATTCCATACGTGCCTGGTGTTTTGCAGCATTGCTGGTTGGCTTCTTAATTAAATTACCTGCATTTCCTTTTCATACCTGGCTGCCCGACGCCCACGTAGAAGCGCCAACAGCCGTATCGGTAGTACTTGCTGGTATCTTATTGAAAATCGGCGGATATGGATTGATGCGTATAGCCTGGCCCTTGTTTCCGCAGGAAGCCGCAGATGCATCCTGGTGGGTTGGCTTGATCGGTGTCATTACCATTCTTTATGCTGCACTGGTTGCACTGGCACAAACGGATCTTAAAAAGATGATCGCTTACTCATCTGTTTCGCATATGGGTTTTGTATTACTGGGTTTAGCGGCTGCTACAACAGAAGGTATTACTGGTGCCGTGTATCAGATGTTCAGTCACGGCATTATTTCAGCCTTACTGTTCTTACTGGTAGGTGTATTATACGACCGTACACACGATCGTATGATCCCGAACTACAGAGGACTGATCTCGAAGATGCCGGCATATTCCGTAGTTGTTACCATTGCGTTCTTCGCATCGTTGGGCTTACCGGGTATGTCTGGTTTCATCGCAGAAATACTGATTTTCATCGGAGCCTTTCAGGCAAAAAGCATTACGGCAACCATTCCTCAGTGGATGCCTCTGGTTGCAACTCTTGGGCTATTATTGTCTGCAGCGTATTACTTATGGACGTTACAGCGCATGTTCTTCGGGAAGTTTTCTACCCATATGAATATAGACCGAAATACATTAACAGATATTACCGTGTATGAAAAAGCCCTGCTGTATACGTTGTGCGGTTTGATCATTTTATTCGGTTTATTTCCTGCGGTATTACTTGATAAAATCGGTGCGTCTATGGCAGCATGGACTGCTTTTTTTATAAATATGAAATAA
- a CDS encoding NADH-quinone oxidoreductase subunit J family protein — translation MIEIVFFFFAIQLLSSALVILFTRNVVYAAIALMSSLLGVAALFVIAGSDLLAVVQLVVYVGGVLILLLFGVLYTYRDPESYFEKKHILLSIVTVVVLAVGLLFLLSDLSFKYPQLHTSPYDEKGITKYTGYLWITEHIVVFEVVAIFLLVVLVGAGWVASNVLEKTKSETK, via the coding sequence ATGATCGAAATCGTTTTCTTTTTCTTCGCTATACAATTACTCAGTTCCGCTTTGGTAATACTTTTTACACGTAATGTAGTGTATGCAGCCATTGCATTGATGTCTAGCTTGCTGGGCGTTGCTGCTCTGTTTGTGATTGCGGGTTCTGATCTGTTAGCTGTTGTACAATTAGTAGTATATGTGGGTGGTGTCTTGATCTTATTATTGTTTGGTGTTTTATACACCTACCGCGACCCGGAATCGTATTTTGAAAAGAAACATATACTGCTTTCCATTGTAACAGTAGTTGTACTTGCTGTGGGCTTGCTGTTCTTATTATCCGACCTTTCCTTCAAGTATCCGCAGCTGCACACATCTCCGTATGATGAAAAAGGCATTACCAAATATACCGGTTATTTATGGATCACAGAGCATATTGTTGTCTTTGAAGTTGTCGCAATCTTCCTGTTAGTTGTGTTGGTTGGGGCAGGCTGGGTAGCGAGCAATGTATTGGAAAAAACTAAATCAGAAACGAAATGA
- a CDS encoding NADH-quinone oxidoreductase subunit 5 family protein, with product MNGSVPHIEVPLFAADGISQLALTIFFLPVITFVVLFFAGKHIPASIRSWLATTVMGVMFVLSLYLHTQIEGEHLSRWIWFEIGSIQFTTSLLLTNYSSTMMLIATFVSFMVHLYSVQYMKERRNHSKYFPYLALFVSSMLGIILSDNLLITFIFWELVGLASFLLIGFWYEKDSSAAAAKKAFLYNKFADLAFVIAIMILSAVYGTTEISVIKEHVHISAALQTSLVGLPVLAGLAIWFATVGKSAQFPLYVWLPDAMAGPTPVSALLHAATMVAAGVFLLLKTSFLLGGWVAHFIVIIGCITALLAALQAIRTFDAKKVLAYSTVSQLGYMMMAVGAGATDAAFFHLATHAFFKACLFLSVGAVIHAMHHMQSHQFDHGQYKELDTLDMRLMGSFRKKMPITFVSYTVAYAALIGLPFFSGFLSKDAILGGLYDWAHATGGWSWLIVAAAFATVGLTAFYMTRQFILIFFGDFRLIKIDDSYKKFFEHIKESEWLINIPMMILAALSMWFFFSLNPLHAQTGWWMKESFVTGHAHDFHLFIPVVAIAITTVALWIAFTKYKAVDAFVDTRITLTHLFAHNYYIEKGIDAMFIQPVFALSKACYSIDKCIDGAIHIKVYFFVVLAQIADVFDRWVIDGSVHIVVGINRFVGSYFRSYLKGTIQGYFYFTLIAFALLLLWLGWYL from the coding sequence TTGAACGGCTCAGTTCCACATATTGAAGTGCCTTTATTTGCTGCTGATGGTATCAGTCAATTAGCGTTGACAATATTCTTTCTGCCGGTAATTACGTTTGTGGTATTATTTTTTGCAGGAAAGCATATTCCTGCTTCAATCCGCTCCTGGCTGGCTACAACCGTAATGGGTGTGATGTTTGTTTTATCCTTGTATTTGCATACACAGATTGAAGGCGAACATCTGTCGCGCTGGATCTGGTTTGAAATCGGCAGCATTCAATTTACAACGAGTCTGTTATTGACTAATTACAGCAGCACTATGATGCTGATCGCTACGTTTGTATCGTTTATGGTGCATCTGTATTCGGTACAATACATGAAAGAGCGCCGCAACCATTCTAAATATTTTCCTTATTTAGCATTGTTCGTTTCTTCCATGTTAGGTATTATTTTAAGTGATAACTTATTAATCACATTTATTTTCTGGGAGCTTGTTGGTCTGGCTTCATTCTTATTGATTGGTTTCTGGTATGAGAAAGACAGCTCAGCAGCAGCAGCTAAAAAAGCATTCCTGTATAACAAATTTGCCGATCTGGCTTTTGTTATTGCCATCATGATCTTATCGGCTGTGTATGGCACCACAGAAATTTCCGTTATAAAAGAACATGTGCATATTTCAGCAGCGTTGCAAACATCGCTGGTTGGTTTACCGGTACTGGCAGGTTTAGCCATCTGGTTTGCTACCGTAGGAAAGTCTGCACAATTCCCGTTATACGTCTGGTTACCCGATGCCATGGCTGGTCCAACGCCAGTATCGGCGTTATTACATGCGGCAACCATGGTGGCAGCCGGTGTGTTTTTATTATTAAAAACATCATTCTTATTAGGTGGCTGGGTAGCACACTTCATTGTGATTATCGGATGCATTACGGCATTGTTAGCAGCGCTGCAGGCTATCCGCACGTTTGATGCGAAGAAAGTACTGGCCTATTCAACGGTGTCACAACTGGGTTATATGATGATGGCTGTCGGAGCAGGCGCAACAGATGCTGCTTTCTTTCATTTAGCTACACATGCGTTCTTTAAAGCCTGTCTGTTTTTAAGTGTAGGTGCTGTGATTCATGCCATGCATCACATGCAGAGCCATCAGTTCGATCACGGACAATACAAAGAACTGGACACGCTGGATATGCGCCTGATGGGCAGCTTCAGAAAAAAGATGCCGATCACATTTGTCTCTTACACCGTTGCTTATGCCGCGTTAATTGGCTTGCCGTTCTTCTCCGGCTTTCTTTCAAAAGATGCCATTCTGGGTGGATTATACGATTGGGCACATGCAACAGGTGGCTGGTCCTGGCTGATCGTTGCTGCTGCGTTTGCAACAGTGGGACTGACTGCTTTTTATATGACACGCCAATTCATCTTAATCTTCTTCGGCGATTTCCGTCTGATCAAAATAGATGACTCCTATAAAAAATTCTTTGAGCACATTAAAGAGTCTGAATGGCTGATCAATATTCCCATGATGATACTGGCAGCATTAAGTATGTGGTTTTTCTTTTCACTCAATCCGCTGCATGCCCAGACGGGCTGGTGGATGAAAGAATCTTTTGTAACCGGACATGCACACGACTTTCATCTGTTCATTCCTGTTGTAGCCATCGCTATTACTACAGTAGCCTTATGGATCGCTTTTACAAAATACAAAGCGGTTGATGCTTTTGTTGATACACGGATCACACTTACACATTTGTTTGCGCATAACTACTACATAGAAAAAGGTATTGACGCGATGTTCATTCAACCGGTTTTTGCTTTATCTAAAGCCTGTTATTCGATCGATAAATGTATTGACGGAGCCATTCATATTAAGGTATATTTCTTTGTTGTGCTGGCACAGATTGCAGATGTCTTTGACCGTTGGGTGATTGATGGCTCAGTACATATTGTCGTTGGTATCAATCGCTTTGTAGGTTCGTATTTCCGCTCTTATCTAAAAGGAACCATTCAGGGATATTTCTATTTCACATTAATAGCTTTTGCACTTTTACTGCTCTGGTTGGGCTGGTATCTGTAA
- a CDS encoding NADH-quinone oxidoreductase subunit N — translation MHIPIEEIRQSLTYLIPEAWLLLGLLIVLCLDMFAGTRKNIYFTTITLVVLGVSTCYLLGALIDRDSLPPRTFMNEMLEQNTAILFSKILLGISGMIGVVFIQISPSSQWLRERGETYILLLAILMGSYFLVASINLFMVFLSLELISIPSYLLVASRFDKKSTEAGIKYLLYGAFATGVMLFGISLLYGLTAGMDLFSDRWIRVFAEVPVFSKWIVLGLVLAALFFKTSLFPFHPWTPDTYEGSGWGVLNILSTVPKIAAFVFLLKLSALFQGFQTYTLLLAVVVTLSLVVGNLSALMQDNTRRLMAYSSIAQSGFIGMAIIGGGDLSQQSTFFYLVVYLFSVPAALAILDYFENLTAGDAVNNFNGLGKQEPVMSIIFVIVMATLIGLPPTGGFFAKLFVFTTVWEQYETIQSPILLGVVGAAVVGTIASVFYYMKVPYALFFKGFENTIILTSKHKSSLLFVSLIMLPVLGLFFAPSWLMDLLKLIVGNI, via the coding sequence GTGCATATACCTATTGAAGAAATACGTCAAAGTTTAACCTACCTGATACCGGAAGCCTGGCTATTATTGGGCTTGCTGATCGTATTGTGCTTAGACATGTTTGCCGGTACACGGAAAAATATTTATTTTACCACAATTACCCTGGTCGTTTTGGGTGTTAGTACCTGTTACCTGCTGGGTGCCTTGATCGACCGGGACTCCTTGCCTCCACGGACATTTATGAATGAGATGCTGGAACAGAACACAGCAATATTATTCAGTAAAATACTGCTTGGTATAAGTGGAATGATTGGAGTTGTTTTTATACAGATCTCACCATCCTCGCAATGGCTGCGGGAGCGGGGAGAGACCTATATACTGTTGCTGGCAATTTTAATGGGGAGTTATTTTTTAGTCGCGTCCATCAATTTATTCATGGTGTTTCTTTCTCTTGAACTGATTTCTATTCCTTCTTATTTATTGGTAGCATCGCGTTTTGATAAAAAAAGTACAGAGGCCGGAATAAAATATTTGCTCTACGGCGCTTTTGCAACGGGCGTAATGCTGTTCGGTATTTCATTATTATATGGCTTAACGGCTGGCATGGATCTGTTTTCTGATCGCTGGATCCGTGTATTTGCCGAAGTACCTGTGTTCTCAAAATGGATTGTGCTGGGGCTGGTATTAGCCGCATTATTCTTTAAAACTTCGTTATTCCCTTTCCATCCCTGGACACCCGATACGTATGAAGGATCCGGCTGGGGAGTGTTGAATATTCTTTCTACCGTACCTAAAATTGCTGCTTTTGTCTTTTTATTGAAGCTTTCGGCCTTATTTCAAGGTTTTCAAACCTATACCCTTTTGCTGGCCGTTGTTGTTACCTTAAGCCTGGTTGTCGGCAATTTATCGGCACTCATGCAGGACAATACCCGGCGCTTAATGGCTTATTCCTCGATTGCACAAAGTGGCTTTATCGGCATGGCAATCATAGGAGGAGGCGATTTGAGCCAGCAATCCACGTTTTTTTACTTAGTTGTCTATCTATTCAGTGTGCCGGCGGCTTTGGCAATTTTGGATTATTTTGAGAACCTGACCGCCGGAGATGCTGTGAATAACTTTAATGGATTAGGCAAGCAGGAACCTGTAATGAGTATTATCTTTGTTATAGTGATGGCAACGCTCATTGGCTTACCTCCAACAGGTGGTTTCTTTGCAAAATTATTTGTCTTTACGACAGTTTGGGAGCAATATGAAACCATTCAGTCCCCAATACTGTTAGGGGTGGTAGGTGCAGCAGTTGTCGGTACCATAGCTTCTGTATTTTATTATATGAAGGTTCCTTACGCTTTGTTTTTCAAGGGGTTTGAAAACACGATAATACTTACATCCAAACACAAAAGTTCTCTTCTTTTCGTAAGTTTAATTATGCTTCCTGTGCTTGGGTTATTCTTCGCACCGAGTTGGTTGATGGATTTACTAAAATTAATTGTTGGCAACATTTAA
- a CDS encoding amidophosphoribosyltransferase, whose protein sequence is MSDAIKHECGIALIRLRKPFSHYVEKYGTPYYGINKLYTLMEKQYNRGQDGAGIAVIKLDVPQGTRYISRYRSVDQQPIAEIFEKVNKKFRKAIRDHKDKINDAQWLLENVAFTGEVLMGHLRYGTHGNNDIENCHPFLRQNNWRSRSMVVAGNFNMTNVDELFNKLIELGQHPKEKVDTVTVLEKIGHFLDEENQFLFEKHKDKFSNSQVSTIIENDLDLQRVLMRSCKDFDGGYAMMGIAGHGAAFVARDPAGIRPAFYYADDEIVIVASERQAIKSAMEKISYEDIKEVQPGFALIIDREGNYEEKQFIDQLPKKSCSFERIYFSRGSDPQIYQERKQLGKILTPQILESIDYDIENTVFSYVPNTAETSFLGMVEGMEEYLARYRKKVISEGISGEELEKVLSLRPRIEKMVIKDAKLRSFITSDDVRQSFVANLYDTTHGVVRRGIDNLVIIDDSIVRGTTLENGILKMLDKLGPKKIIIVSSAPQIRFPDCYGIDMSKVKDFVAFRAMLALLKETKQENLLEDVNEKCKSAIANLSGNMVNHVKELYLQFPYEQVSKKIAEIITPKGCNAEIEVIFQTIEGLHRACPNHIGDWYFTGDYPTTGGNRVVNKAFMYYMEGKTVRAY, encoded by the coding sequence ATGAGCGATGCGATTAAGCACGAATGTGGTATAGCACTCATCAGGTTGCGTAAACCATTTTCACATTACGTGGAAAAGTACGGTACTCCTTATTATGGTATAAATAAGCTGTACACCCTGATGGAAAAGCAATATAACAGAGGCCAGGATGGCGCAGGTATTGCAGTAATTAAATTAGATGTTCCCCAAGGTACGCGCTACATCAGCCGCTACCGCTCCGTAGATCAGCAACCCATCGCTGAAATTTTTGAGAAAGTAAATAAGAAATTCAGAAAAGCAATCCGTGATCATAAAGATAAAATCAACGACGCGCAGTGGCTGTTGGAAAATGTAGCCTTTACAGGTGAAGTTCTGATGGGGCACTTACGTTACGGAACGCACGGTAATAACGACATAGAAAACTGTCACCCGTTCTTACGTCAGAATAACTGGAGAAGCCGCAGCATGGTTGTTGCCGGTAACTTCAACATGACAAACGTTGATGAATTGTTCAATAAACTTATTGAACTTGGTCAGCATCCAAAAGAAAAAGTAGATACTGTTACGGTATTGGAAAAGATCGGTCACTTCTTAGATGAAGAAAACCAATTCTTATTCGAAAAACATAAAGATAAATTTTCAAATTCTCAGGTCTCAACCATCATTGAAAATGACCTGGATCTGCAGCGCGTATTAATGCGTTCATGTAAAGATTTTGATGGCGGATATGCCATGATGGGTATTGCAGGCCACGGTGCAGCTTTTGTTGCGCGTGATCCGGCAGGTATCCGTCCCGCATTTTACTATGCAGATGATGAGATTGTAATTGTAGCATCTGAAAGACAAGCCATCAAAAGTGCGATGGAAAAAATCAGCTACGAAGATATTAAAGAAGTGCAGCCGGGCTTTGCATTGATCATTGACCGTGAAGGAAATTACGAAGAAAAACAATTCATCGATCAGCTTCCTAAAAAATCATGCAGCTTCGAACGTATTTATTTTTCAAGAGGCTCTGATCCTCAGATCTACCAGGAGCGTAAGCAGCTTGGTAAAATTCTTACCCCGCAGATTCTTGAATCCATTGATTACGATATAGAAAATACCGTATTCTCATACGTACCAAACACAGCTGAAACCAGCTTCTTAGGTATGGTAGAAGGAATGGAAGAGTATCTGGCACGTTACCGGAAGAAAGTTATTTCAGAAGGTATCTCGGGCGAAGAACTTGAAAAAGTATTGTCATTACGTCCGCGTATTGAAAAGATGGTTATTAAAGACGCCAAGCTGCGTTCTTTTATTACCTCAGACGATGTACGCCAGTCATTTGTTGCTAACCTGTACGATACTACACATGGTGTAGTGCGCAGAGGTATTGATAATCTTGTGATTATTGATGATTCCATTGTTCGTGGTACAACGTTAGAGAATGGTATCCTTAAGATGCTGGATAAATTAGGACCGAAGAAAATCATCATCGTTTCTTCTGCACCGCAGATACGTTTCCCTGATTGTTATGGTATTGATATGTCGAAGGTTAAAGACTTCGTTGCGTTCCGTGCCATGCTTGCGTTATTGAAAGAAACCAAGCAGGAAAATCTTCTGGAAGATGTAAATGAAAAATGTAAATCTGCTATTGCCAACTTAAGCGGTAACATGGTAAACCATGTGAAGGAATTATATTTACAGTTCCCGTATGAGCAGGTAAGTAAAAAGATTGCAGAGATCATTACACCGAAAGGGTGTAACGCCGAGATCGAAGTAATCTTCCAGACTATTGAAGGTTTACACAGAGCTTGTCCGAACCACATTGGTGACTGGTATTTCACAGGTGATTACCCGACAACAGGGGGGAACCGCGTAGTGAATAAAGCATTCATGTACTACATGGAAGGTAAGACAGTAAGAGCCTATTAG
- a CDS encoding PrsW family glutamic-type intramembrane protease gives MFRYFYIGFAILLIWVVILVNKLIPVPLFQEPDEIVNPVWEKASQFNTEDSLSFQLVYANLEKHFAKPAYQDVLGGLYFRDDKTPEEFYRKIAVRSSEEVRKYGRFGLALIYKNWQNYDLVLEELNEITEKDAGYYTCELGCALLKKGHYQDAVHAFKKELTFKDGNRKSANEGLAQAYHMLDDYAAIHAHMADPVFAQNCPDYILEKEYYLHGPLIKYLSLVLAVQASWDLVVAAALIALLWAFYYSRFKIFAAKDYVLYTFVFVVSCIVTLSCTVLYDTFHYVFKFTQGQTLLSGLRYMIFGVGVIEEFVKSIPVFICLLIFKNRIKEPVDFLLLATMSAIGFAFMENIIYFDRYFGADSYSIIHKRTVLAVIMHVFCSAVIWYGYIQTKLIGKFYYVLIGTLVSISTHGFYDFFLELPSSEGFYIFSFVMVVLSFFALKAFYNSALNHSPFFRFDINFPTETTSFAVVAGLCFVILFEFILNAISFGAPHANDSLLSSLLAYVTLVVIYSSNISRIILSRNHWIKMSSIFASSYSAYRTHGNEVVLLPAKKSHHGGIYPLYGKIIGQENYAARSDNYIIHLSTPIQHNNFPVYNILASFVSNTNQPHRIYTKLYYESNRFVPDSRGIVETNMVLLDYCIMETAMEKPSWLYQISWNWKSLSAAVAVFLILLFSFVGFMNYSTSIDYYRGAERSLSTLDVFNASEYCKGALHFNKKNYEARMLFAKIRMDGNFPEEALDDLHEVTSVPTYIGADYYAVEGLAYYQLAAYDLALQSFLKCHEYNNQFDSLYWYESNTYGHLNNSVEALNTIRLFLADKKHAGKDAYKRAGDLYMSLKKYDEAYFYFDALVKNKEYYTHALLQRGICKYYMNKKEEACIDIETAHSYDNPAAIDYLNQWCRQEIEAQEQVLMMIE, from the coding sequence ATGTTTAGATATTTTTACATTGGCTTTGCGATCTTGCTTATCTGGGTGGTTATTTTAGTAAATAAATTAATCCCCGTTCCCTTATTTCAAGAGCCTGACGAAATTGTAAATCCTGTTTGGGAAAAAGCATCTCAATTTAATACCGAAGATTCGTTGTCTTTTCAGTTGGTGTATGCAAATCTGGAAAAACATTTTGCAAAGCCTGCCTATCAGGATGTATTGGGCGGGTTGTATTTTAGGGATGATAAAACACCGGAAGAATTTTACCGGAAGATTGCGGTCCGTTCTTCTGAAGAAGTGCGGAAATATGGCAGATTCGGATTGGCACTGATTTATAAGAACTGGCAGAATTATGATCTTGTTCTGGAAGAGTTAAATGAGATCACCGAAAAAGATGCAGGCTATTATACCTGTGAACTTGGCTGTGCGCTCTTAAAAAAAGGACACTATCAGGATGCTGTACATGCATTTAAAAAAGAACTGACGTTTAAAGACGGCAACCGTAAATCTGCCAATGAAGGGCTGGCACAGGCATATCATATGCTGGATGATTATGCAGCGATACATGCCCATATGGCCGATCCCGTTTTTGCACAGAACTGCCCGGATTATATATTAGAAAAAGAATACTATCTGCATGGTCCGTTAATCAAGTATTTATCGCTTGTATTAGCGGTGCAGGCATCCTGGGATCTGGTTGTAGCAGCAGCGCTGATTGCACTTTTGTGGGCTTTTTATTATTCCCGTTTCAAAATATTTGCCGCAAAGGATTATGTTTTATATACCTTCGTTTTTGTTGTTTCCTGTATTGTAACATTATCCTGCACGGTTTTATACGATACGTTTCATTATGTATTTAAATTTACACAGGGCCAGACGTTGCTGAGTGGATTAAGGTATATGATCTTTGGTGTCGGTGTTATTGAAGAGTTTGTAAAAAGTATTCCGGTTTTTATATGCCTGCTGATTTTTAAAAACAGAATAAAAGAACCTGTTGATTTTTTATTGCTGGCAACCATGAGTGCGATCGGTTTCGCCTTTATGGAAAATATTATTTATTTCGACCGTTACTTTGGAGCTGATTCTTATTCCATCATTCACAAAAGAACGGTGTTGGCGGTGATTATGCACGTCTTCTGTTCAGCAGTTATCTGGTACGGCTATATACAAACAAAACTCATTGGTAAATTCTATTATGTGCTGATCGGCACATTGGTTTCGATCTCAACACATGGATTTTATGATTTCTTTTTAGAACTTCCTTCCTCCGAAGGGTTTTATATTTTTTCCTTTGTAATGGTTGTCCTTTCCTTTTTTGCACTAAAAGCATTTTATAACAGTGCACTGAATCACTCTCCGTTTTTTCGGTTTGATATAAATTTTCCTACTGAAACAACTTCTTTTGCTGTAGTTGCAGGTTTGTGTTTTGTTATCCTGTTTGAATTTATTTTAAATGCAATCAGCTTTGGTGCGCCGCATGCCAATGATTCGTTGCTAAGCAGCTTGCTTGCTTATGTAACACTGGTAGTAATTTATTCCAGTAATATTTCACGCATTATTTTAAGCCGCAATCATTGGATAAAGATGAGCAGTATCTTTGCTTCCAGCTATTCCGCATACCGCACACACGGAAACGAAGTAGTGTTGCTGCCAGCAAAGAAGAGCCATCACGGAGGTATCTATCCGTTATATGGAAAAATAATCGGACAGGAAAATTATGCAGCACGTTCCGATAATTATATCATTCACTTATCTACGCCCATTCAGCACAATAATTTTCCTGTATATAATATATTGGCATCTTTTGTAAGCAATACAAATCAACCGCACCGGATCTATACAAAACTATATTATGAATCAAACAGATTTGTGCCGGATTCAAGAGGTATTGTTGAAACGAACATGGTGTTGCTGGACTATTGCATCATGGAAACAGCAATGGAAAAACCTTCCTGGTTATATCAGATTTCCTGGAACTGGAAATCTCTATCGGCAGCTGTAGCCGTTTTTTTAATATTGCTTTTCAGCTTTGTTGGTTTTATGAACTATTCTACCTCTATTGATTATTACAGAGGTGCCGAACGAAGCCTTTCCACACTGGATGTATTTAATGCCAGTGAATATTGTAAAGGCGCGTTGCATTTTAATAAAAAAAATTATGAGGCACGTATGCTTTTTGCAAAGATACGGATGGATGGAAATTTTCCTGAAGAAGCCTTAGATGACCTGCACGAAGTAACATCTGTACCAACCTATATCGGCGCCGATTATTACGCAGTAGAAGGACTTGCATATTATCAATTAGCTGCCTATGATCTTGCACTGCAATCGTTCTTAAAATGTCACGAATACAACAATCAGTTTGATAGTTTGTATTGGTATGAAAGTAATACGTACGGACATCTTAATAATTCCGTTGAAGCGCTTAATACCATACGTTTGTTTCTGGCAGATAAAAAACATGCAGGTAAGGATGCATATAAAAGAGCAGGAGATCTGTATATGTCTTTAAAAAAATACGACGAAGCCTATTTCTATTTTGATGCATTGGTTAAAAATAAAGAATATTATACACATGCCTTATTGCAGCGTGGAATCTGCAAGTATTATATGAATAAAAAAGAAGAGGCATGTATTGATATAGAAACCGCTCATTCGTACGACAATCCTGCTGCCATTGATTATTTAAATCAATGGTGCAGACAAGAAATAGAGGCTCAGGAACAGGTTCTTATGATGATTGAATAG
- the nuoK gene encoding NADH-quinone oxidoreductase subunit NuoK: protein MIPIDYYIAVSILLFSIGSAIVFTRRNILYVLMGIELIFNAANINLVAFGQLDPNLNGQLFSMLIITVAAAESVVALAIIIVLFKKLNTVDLSEIKNLKEK from the coding sequence ATGATACCGATTGATTATTATATCGCTGTTTCCATTTTATTGTTCAGCATCGGCTCGGCTATCGTATTCACACGCCGCAATATTTTATATGTGCTGATGGGTATTGAGTTAATCTTTAATGCAGCAAACATAAATCTGGTTGCCTTTGGACAACTTGATCCGAATCTGAACGGACAATTGTTCAGTATGCTGATTATAACGGTAGCAGCAGCAGAGTCTGTCGTAGCACTGGCTATTATTATCGTACTGTTTAAGAAATTAAATACAGTCGATTTATCAGAAATTAAAAATCTTAAAGAAAAATAG